In Streptomyces rapamycinicus NRRL 5491, the genomic stretch GCGGCGTGCGCGCGCCGCCGGACCCGACAGCCGTGCGCGGGCCGCCGGACCCGACAGCCGTGCGCGGGCCGCCGGACCCGACAGCCGTGCGCGGGCCGCCGGACCCGACAGCCGTGCGCGGGCCGCCGGACCCGACAGCCGTGTGAGGACGACCCCGACAGCCGTATGAGGAGCCGCGCGCCCATGTCCATCCCGCCCATCCCCTCCACCCCGCAAGCGACGCCCCCGGCCGCATCCGCCCCGCCGGTAGCGGACGGAGATGCCCGCCGCATCCTGGCGCTGACCAGCCTCGGCGTGTTCATCGTCTTCCTCGACACCACAATCGTGAATGTCGCCTTCGACACGATCAGCACCAGCTTCGACGCCGGTATCACCCGCCTGGTGTGGGTCCTCAACGCCTACACCCTGGTCTTCGCCGCGTTCCTGATCCCGGCCGGGCAACTGGCCGACGCCTACGGCCGCAAGCGCCTGTTCCAGATCGGTCTCATGGGCTTCGCGGTCAGCAGTGCCCTGTGCGGTCTCGCCCCCGGGCTCGGCGTCCTCATCGCTGCCCGGGCGGCCCAAGGTGTCTTCGGTGCCATCATCGTTCCGGCCTCATTGGCGCTTCTCCTGCCCGCCTTTCCCCTGGAGCGCCGGGCCACGGCGATCAGCACCTGGGGTGCCATGGCGGCCGTCGCCACCGCGATCGGCCCGACCCTGGGCGCGCTCCTGATCGAATACACCACCTGGCGCTGGGTCTTCCTGCTCAACGTCCCCGTCTGCCTGCTCACCGCGGCCTGGGGTGCCCGCCTGCTGACCGAGACCCGCGGCTCCCGGAACGGCGGCTTCCCCGACCCTCTTGGCGTCGCCATGAGCGCCGCCGCGCCCGCCTTGCTCAGCTTCGCCGTCATCTACGGGCCGCACCTGGGCTGGGACGACCCGCGTGTCCTGGCGACCGCGGTGGCCGGTGTCGTCCTGATCCCGGTGCTGATCCGCCGGTCCCGTTACGCCGCGCGGCCGGCACTCGACCTGAGCCTGTTCCGGATTCGCAACTTCCAGGCGTCCAACGTCGCCACACTGGTCTTCTCCGTGGCCTTCTTCGCCGTTCTGCTCTCCAGTCTGCTGTTCCTGCAGAACGTCTGGCACTACTCCGTGCTGAAGTCCGCACTGGCCGTCAGCCCCAGCGCACTCGTCACCGCGCTCGTGGCCCCGCTGGCCGGCCGGCTGGCCGAACGATTCGGCTACCGCCCGGTCTTCGTCGTCGGCGCCCTCTTCTACGCCGCGGGCGCCGCCGCTCTCGCCCTGCGCACCGGCGCCTCGCCGCACTGGGCCGCGCACTGGCTGCCCACCCTCGTGCTCAACGGCATCGGGGTCGGCCTGGCCCTCTCCACTCTCAACAGCGCCGCGGCGAAGGCACTGCCACCGGAGCGCTTCGGTGTCGGCACCGCCATCAACAACAGCTTCCGGCAGCTGGGCGCTCTGCTCGGCGTCAGCCTCTTCGTGGCCGTCCTGGGGACGCCGACAAGCGCGACGATCCTGGGGGACTACCACCGGGTCTGGTGGGTACTGGCCGTGATCCCTGTGATCAGCGCCGGGACGTACCTCGCCACCCATCGCGAGCGGGAAGCCGCCGGATGACGCCGGAAGCCATAGCCATCGGATGACGCCTGCCGGGGGTGCCCCACTGGCCCACTGGCTGTCGGCCGAGCCCTGGCCTACCCCAGGCCGACCCCAGGCCGAGCCCTGGCCGAATCCTGGCCAAAAACGGTCCACGACCGGAAGGGGCACCCTCGGAGTCGTTCGCACCCCGGGCCATCCGCTAAGGTGGGGCGCAGCCCCTCACGTGGCGCTATCTCACCGAACTCCCCCAGGGCCGGAAGGCAGCAAGGGTAAGTGAGCTCTGGCGGGTGCGTGAGGGGCCCCTTGCGTCTTCGGGGGCCGCGGGGGTGTGGGGATGCGGGTGTGGTCCGGTTGTCGGCGGTCCCCGATATCGTCGTAAGCGTGTCGTCCCTCGCGCTGTACCGCCGCTACCGCCCCGAGACCTTCGCGGAGGTCATTGGGCAGGAGCATGTCACCGGCCCGCTGCAGCAGGCGCTGCGCAACAACAGGGTCAACCACGCGTATCTGTTCAGCGGTCCCCGCGGGTGTGGCAAGACGACCAGTGCGCGCATCCTGGCCCGCTGCCTGAACTGTGAGAAGGGTCCCACCCCGGCGCCGTGCGGCGAGTGCCAGTCGTGCCAGGACCTCGCGCGGAACGGGCCGGGGTCTATCGATGTGATCGAGATCGACGCCGCGTCGCACGGTGGTGTGGACGACGCCCGTGAGCTGAGGGAGAAGGCGTTCTTCGGGCCCGCGTCCAGTCGCTACAAGATCTACATCATCGATGAGGCCCATATGGTCACCTCGGCCGGGTTCAACGCCCTGCTGAAGGTGGTCGAGGAGCCCCCGGAGCACCTCAAGTTCATCTTCGCGACCACCGAGCCGGAGAAGGTCATCGGCACGATCCGGTCGCGTACGCACCACTATCCGTTCCGGCTCGTGCCGCCCGGGACGCTCCGCGACTATCTGGGAGAGGTCTGCGGGCGCGAGGCGATTCCGATCGAGGACGGGGTGCTTCCGCTGGTGGTGCGGGCCGGGGCCGGGTCCGTGCGGGATTCGATGTCGGTGATGGACCAGCTGCTCGCGGGCGCGGCCGACGACGGCGTGACGTATGCCATGGCGACCTCGCTGCTCGGTTATACGGACGGCTCGCTGCTGGACTCGATCGTGGACGCCTTCGCGGCGAGCGACGGGGCGGCGGCGTTCGAGGTCGTCAACCGTGTGATCGAGGGGGGCAACGACCCCCGGCGCTTCGTCGCCGATCTGCTGGAGCGGCTGCGCGATCTGGTGATTCTCGCCGCCGTGCCGGACGCGGCGGAGAAGGGGCTCATCGACGCCCCGGCCGATGTGGTGGAGCGGATGCAGGCGCAGGCGTCGGTCTTCGGCGGCGCCGAGCTGAGCCGCGCGGCGGACCTGGTCAACGAGGGGCTTACGGAGATGCGCGGCGCCACCTCGCCGCGGCTCCAGCTGGAGCTGATCTGCGCCCGGGTGCTGCTGCCCGCCGCCTTCGACGATGAGCGGTCCGTCCAGTCGCGGCTGGAGCGGCTGGAGCGCGGGGCCCTCGCGGGTGGCCTGGGCGGCGGAGCCGGTGCAGCCGGTGCCGGTGCCGGCGGTGTCGGTGGCGGGGTCGGCGGTGGTGGCGTTGGGGGGCCCGGGCCCGCCATGGGGTACGTACCGGGGCCCGACGCTCACGCTCCCGTCGGTCCCCCGGCCGGTGGGCCGTCCGGTCCGGCCGCCGCGCGTGCGGCCATGGCCGGGGGCGGGCCCGGTCAGGGGCCGGCCCCGGGCGGTCCGGAGAGTTCGGGGAGTGGCGAGGCGCCCGGTGGGTGGCCTGCCGGGGCGCGGCCCGCCGCGGACAGTGGCCAGGGCGCCGCCGTGGACAGTGGACAGCAGGGCGGTGCACCGGCCGCGCCCGCGGCCGACGGTGGCGGGCAGCGGCCCGGAGCGTGGCCGTCGGGTGCCCAGGCCCCGGCCGCCGAGGGCGGCGGATCGCGGCCCGGAGCCTGGCCTGCCGCCTCCGCGCCCGGCTCCGGGGCTTCCGGAGCGGGCGGACCGTCCGGTGCCGGTGCTGGTCCCGGTGGCGCGTCCGGTGCGGGCGGTGCCTCTGGTGGTGGCGGTGGACAGGGCGCCGGGGCGCCCGCCCGGCAGCCCGGCGGCTGGCCCACGGCCACCGCGCCGGGGCAGGGTGGCGGCCCCTCCGCGCAGACACCCGCGGCGCCCTCCGCCCCGACCACCCCGAGCGCCCCGACCGCGCCTTCCGCCCCCGCCGCGGGCCCCGCGCCCTCCGCACCCGCGCCGGGCGCACCGAGCATGGCGCAGGGCGCCGTCCAGGTGCGGCAGATGTGGCCGGACATCCTTGAGGCGGTCAAGAACCGCCGCCGCTTCACCTGGATCCTGCTGAGCCAGAACGCGACGGTGTCCGGCTTCGACGGCACCACCCTCCAGCTCGGCTTCTCCAACGCGGGCGCGCGCGACAGCTTTGTGGGCGGCGGCAGCGAGGACGTCCTGCGGCAGGCGCTCCAGGACGCCATAGGGGTGCAGTGGCGGATCGAGGCGATCGTCGACCCCTCGGGCGGCGCCGGGCAACAGGGCGGCGGCCCAGGTGGTCCGGGCGGCTTCGGCGGCGCCGGTGGTCCTGGTGGCCTCGGTGGCCAGGGCGGTCCTGGTGGCTACGGCGGGGGCAGCGGTTACGGCGGTGCCGGTGCCGGTGGCGGAGGTGCCACCGGTGGTGGCGGCTTCGGCGGCGGAAGCGGCCCCGGTTCCGGCGGTGGCTCCGGTGGTGGTTTCGGTGGCGGCGGCCAGTCCGCCCCGCCCCGCCAGTCCGCGCCCCGGCCCGCTCCCGCCTCCCCGCCCCCGGCCGCGCCCTCCGCGCCGTCCGGCTCCGCGGACGCGGGCCCGCCCCCCGAGGCGGCGGCGTACCGGGAGCCCGAGCCGCCGCGGGTCTCGATCGAGGACGACATGCCTGCCGAGGACGACCCGGACCTGGACGAGACCGCGCTGAGCGGGCACGACCTGATCGTCCGCGAGCTCGGCGCCACGGTGATCGAGGAGATCGTCAACGAGTAGGAGGCGGGGCCCCGCACCCGCGTCTCACGTCGCCGGTTCTCCTCCGTACGGCGTAGAGCAAGGCGCTCTGGGAGCACGTAGGCTCGGGCTATCGAAGAGAACGACTGTCGAGCGCCAGGAGCGAAGCAGTGATCCCCGGTGGTGGCCAGCCGAACATGCAGCAGTTGCTGCAGCAGGCTCAGAAGATGCAGCAGGACCTCGCCGCGGCCCAGGAGGAGCTGGCCCGCACTCACGTCGAGGGTTCCTCGGGCGGTGGCCTGGTGAAGGCGACCGTGACCGGTTCCGGTGAGTTGCAGGGCCTGGTCATCGATCCCAAGGCCGTGGATCCTGAGGACACGGAGACCCTCGCGGATCTGGTCGTCGCGGCCGTCCGTGACGCCAACCACGCCGCGCAGGAGCTCCAGCAGCAGAAGCTCGGCCCGCTCGCCCAGGGGCTGGGCGGTATGCCCGGGCTCCCGTTCTGACCTTCGGGTCCTCCGGAGACCTCGGGTTCTCCGGGGTCTCGGGTCCCCCGGGTTCTCGGGCCACCCGGGCCCGACCGTAGGAGTCGCGGCGACCGCGTAGGAGTAGGAGTTGCGGCGGCCCGGCCGCAAGAGCGTGACGCCCCCTGGCCGTGAGGGCACGGCGCAACCGAATATTCATGTGAAGTACGGCCACCGCGTGTCGGCGCGAGATTGGATGAAGGCGTGTACGAGGGCGTGGTCCAGGACCTCATCGACGAGTTGGGCAGGCTGCCCGGCGTCGGTCCCAAGAGCGCGCAGCGGATCGCCTTTCACATCCTGCAGGCCGAACCCACCGATGTCCGCCGTCTCGCGCAAGCGTTGACGCAGGTCAAGGAGAAGGTGCGGTTCTGCGCTGTCTGTGGGAACGTCGCCGAGGCCGAGCAGTGCCGCGTCTGCCAGGACCCCCGTCGCGATCCCGCGATCATCTGCGTGGTCGAGGAGCCGAAGGACGTTGTCGCGATCGAGCGGACGCGTGAGTTCCGGGGCCGCTATCACGTGCTCGGCGGGGCGATCAGCCCCATCGAGGGCGTGGGCCCGGACGATCTGCGGATCAGGGAGCTGCTCGCGCGGCTCGCGGACGGTACGGTCACCGAGCTCATCCTGGCCACCGATCCGAATCTGGAGGGCGAAGCCACCGCCACGTACCTCGCGCGCATGATCAAGCCCATGGGTTTGAAGGTCACCCGCCTGGCCAGCGGCCTCCCTGTCGGTGGAGACCTGGAGTACGCCGACGAGGTCACGCTGGGTCGTGCCTTCGAAGGGAGAAGACTTCTCGATGTCTGACGCAACGCTGCACGACGCCCACCCGGACCCGGACGACTTCGCGGTCCAGATCTCCGACCAGATCGAGAGCTTCATCGTCGCGGTCACCGAAGTCGCCAAGGGGGACGAGCCGGACAGCGCTGTGCCGTTCCTGCTGCTCGAGCTGTCGCAGCTGCTCCTCGCGGGCGGCCGGCTCGGCGCGCACGAGGACTTCGTCCCGGACGAGCGGTACGAACCGGACGTCGGCCCGGAGCCGGACGTCGACGAGCTGCGTGAGCGCTTCGCCCAGCTGCTGGAGCCGGTGGACATCTACTCGGAGGTCTTCGACCCGTACGTGCCGCGCAGCCAGCCCGTGGCCTGCCGGATCTCCGACGACCTGGCCGGGATCATCACCGATCTGCGGCACGGGATGGCGCACTACCGCGAGGGCCGGATCAGCGAGGCGCTGTGGTGGTGGCAGTTCTCATACCTCTCCAACTGGGGGACGACCGCCTCGGCGGCCCTGCGCGCGCTGCAGTCGCTGGTCGCGCACGTACGGCTGGACAGCCCGCTGGACGAGCTGGACGGTCTGGACACGGACAGCAGCAGCGCGGGCGGTGACGAGGAGCTCGCGGAGGAGGCCGGGCGGGTCATGGCGGCGGAGATCGCGGGACCGCTCGGACTGCGGTCGGGCCCGCACTGAGGAGCGCCGGAGACGGCCGCGGGGCGGACCCGCGGGAAGCCACGCGGAGCGGCCCGCGACACGGCCCGCGACACGCCCCGCGGAGCGGCCCGCCGGATGGTCTTCCGGACGACCGGCCAGGCCGCCCGATCCTGTGAGCTGGGTTACGTTCCCGTGTGCTTCGGCGGTAAGCGGGCAGGGTTCGTCGCTGAGCGGGTGGGAGGGATGCGGGGATCTCGCGTGTGCGTGGACGTTGCGCCGTGTGATGCCCCTCGTCCTCCCCTGATCACTTTGCGAGGCATTCGTCTCGCTATGTGATATTGGGAGGGCATATTCCGGCCGCTCGTTAGACTGAGCCGACCGCATTATTGAGAGCTGCGAGGAGCGCACGTGGGCCTTGTCGTGCAGAAGTACGGAGGCTCCTCCGTTGCCGATGCCGAAGGCATCAAGCGGGTCGCCAAGCGAAT encodes the following:
- a CDS encoding MFS transporter — protein: MSIPPIPSTPQATPPAASAPPVADGDARRILALTSLGVFIVFLDTTIVNVAFDTISTSFDAGITRLVWVLNAYTLVFAAFLIPAGQLADAYGRKRLFQIGLMGFAVSSALCGLAPGLGVLIAARAAQGVFGAIIVPASLALLLPAFPLERRATAISTWGAMAAVATAIGPTLGALLIEYTTWRWVFLLNVPVCLLTAAWGARLLTETRGSRNGGFPDPLGVAMSAAAPALLSFAVIYGPHLGWDDPRVLATAVAGVVLIPVLIRRSRYAARPALDLSLFRIRNFQASNVATLVFSVAFFAVLLSSLLFLQNVWHYSVLKSALAVSPSALVTALVAPLAGRLAERFGYRPVFVVGALFYAAGAAALALRTGASPHWAAHWLPTLVLNGIGVGLALSTLNSAAAKALPPERFGVGTAINNSFRQLGALLGVSLFVAVLGTPTSATILGDYHRVWWVLAVIPVISAGTYLATHREREAAG
- a CDS encoding DNA polymerase III subunit gamma and tau — translated: MSSLALYRRYRPETFAEVIGQEHVTGPLQQALRNNRVNHAYLFSGPRGCGKTTSARILARCLNCEKGPTPAPCGECQSCQDLARNGPGSIDVIEIDAASHGGVDDARELREKAFFGPASSRYKIYIIDEAHMVTSAGFNALLKVVEEPPEHLKFIFATTEPEKVIGTIRSRTHHYPFRLVPPGTLRDYLGEVCGREAIPIEDGVLPLVVRAGAGSVRDSMSVMDQLLAGAADDGVTYAMATSLLGYTDGSLLDSIVDAFAASDGAAAFEVVNRVIEGGNDPRRFVADLLERLRDLVILAAVPDAAEKGLIDAPADVVERMQAQASVFGGAELSRAADLVNEGLTEMRGATSPRLQLELICARVLLPAAFDDERSVQSRLERLERGALAGGLGGGAGAAGAGAGGVGGGVGGGGVGGPGPAMGYVPGPDAHAPVGPPAGGPSGPAAARAAMAGGGPGQGPAPGGPESSGSGEAPGGWPAGARPAADSGQGAAVDSGQQGGAPAAPAADGGGQRPGAWPSGAQAPAAEGGGSRPGAWPAASAPGSGASGAGGPSGAGAGPGGASGAGGASGGGGGQGAGAPARQPGGWPTATAPGQGGGPSAQTPAAPSAPTTPSAPTAPSAPAAGPAPSAPAPGAPSMAQGAVQVRQMWPDILEAVKNRRRFTWILLSQNATVSGFDGTTLQLGFSNAGARDSFVGGGSEDVLRQALQDAIGVQWRIEAIVDPSGGAGQQGGGPGGPGGFGGAGGPGGLGGQGGPGGYGGGSGYGGAGAGGGGATGGGGFGGGSGPGSGGGSGGGFGGGGQSAPPRQSAPRPAPASPPPAAPSAPSGSADAGPPPEAAAYREPEPPRVSIEDDMPAEDDPDLDETALSGHDLIVRELGATVIEEIVNE
- a CDS encoding YbaB/EbfC family nucleoid-associated protein, with the protein product MIPGGGQPNMQQLLQQAQKMQQDLAAAQEELARTHVEGSSGGGLVKATVTGSGELQGLVIDPKAVDPEDTETLADLVVAAVRDANHAAQELQQQKLGPLAQGLGGMPGLPF
- the recR gene encoding recombination mediator RecR — protein: MYEGVVQDLIDELGRLPGVGPKSAQRIAFHILQAEPTDVRRLAQALTQVKEKVRFCAVCGNVAEAEQCRVCQDPRRDPAIICVVEEPKDVVAIERTREFRGRYHVLGGAISPIEGVGPDDLRIRELLARLADGTVTELILATDPNLEGEATATYLARMIKPMGLKVTRLASGLPVGGDLEYADEVTLGRAFEGRRLLDV
- a CDS encoding DUF5063 domain-containing protein; the protein is MSDATLHDAHPDPDDFAVQISDQIESFIVAVTEVAKGDEPDSAVPFLLLELSQLLLAGGRLGAHEDFVPDERYEPDVGPEPDVDELRERFAQLLEPVDIYSEVFDPYVPRSQPVACRISDDLAGIITDLRHGMAHYREGRISEALWWWQFSYLSNWGTTASAALRALQSLVAHVRLDSPLDELDGLDTDSSSAGGDEELAEEAGRVMAAEIAGPLGLRSGPH